Proteins encoded together in one Impatiens glandulifera chromosome 1, dImpGla2.1, whole genome shotgun sequence window:
- the LOC124920175 gene encoding late embryogenesis abundant protein At3g53040-like isoform X1 encodes MTSKQTQQQERADAIALAAGDELRDARKEVVMTTTTATARPATEATTESDPNRPGVVGTILKSVQDTIVHAKDAVIGKTHETTESARETKELAEDKTRKAADAAGNKARETGEKVGQVADAAAEKSKEVKDRSVEKGSEFKDYTVDKAKEAKDYTMDKAREAKEKTGEAKNTTIGKATEYKDYTAQKAGEAKDNTAQKAGEAKNYTAQKAGEAKDFTVNKAGEAKDFTVNKAGEAKDFTVNKAGEYKDYAAQKAGEARDYTAEKAKEAKDKTMEKAGELKDYTAEKAKEAAEKAGEAKDYTVNKAVGAKDYTVNKAVEAKDCTLNKAGEAKDYTVNKAGEAKNKTAEKAGEYKDYTAEKAKEAKDYTAEKAKEAANKAGEAKDYTVNKAVEAKDYTAEKAKEAANKAGEAKDYTVDKAIETKDVTADKAGEYKDYTVEKATEGKDTAAGKLVELKDTAVDTAKRAMGFFTAKKEETKEKLSEEQPKETYSGSEYEARRIMEELKLKDEDEDMKKVEADKVTPVAAKVNLYNTMESMADAIREKLRMPSETVEDNKKAAVVVDVRQPATGRSSATAASAAAVKDSDQFSGQSFTDDGR; translated from the exons ATGACTTCCAAACAAACCCAACAGCAAGAGAGAGCCGATGCCATTGCTTTGGCCGCCGGTGATGAGCTTCGTGATGCACGAAAGGAGGTCGTGATGACCACCACCACTGCTACCGCCAGGCCCGCCACTGAGGCCACTACTGAATCTGATCCTAACCGCCCTGGTGTGGTTGGGACCATACTGAAGTCTGTTCAAGACACTATCGTTCATGCTAAGGATGCTGTTATTGGAAAAACTCATGAAACTACTGAATCTGCTCGGGAGACCAAAGAACTGGCTGAGGATAAAACCCGGAAGGCTGCTGATGCTGCCGGAAATAAAGCAAGGGAGACTGGGGAGAAGGTGGGTCAGGTTGCGGATGCGGCGGCGGAGAAAAGTAAGGAAGTTAAGGATAGGAGTGTTGAGAAGGGAAGTGAATTTAAGGATTATACGGTTGATAAGGCGAAGGAGGCGAAAGATTACACCATGGATAAGGCTAGAGAAGCGAAGGAGAAAACTGGGGAAGCAAAGAATACTACTATTGGTAAGGCGACTGAATATAAGGACTATACGGCGCAGAAGGCCGGCGAGGCCAAAGACAACACGGCGCAGAAGGCCGGCGAGGCCAAGAACTACACGGCGCAGAAAGCCGGCGAGGCCAAGGACTTCACGGTGAATAAGGCCGGCGAGGCCAAGGACTTCACGGTGAATAAAGCCGGCGAGGCCAAGGACTTCACGGTGAATAAGGCCGGAGAGTATAAAGATTATGCGGCGCAGAAGGCCGGCGAGGCTAGGGATTACACGGCGGAGAAGGCTAAAGAGGCGAAGGACAAGACAATGGAGAAGGCTGGAGAGTTAAAAGATTATACTGCTGAGAAGGCTAAAGAGGCGGCGGAGAAGGCCGGCGAGGCTAAGGATTACACTGTGAACAAGGCCGTCGGGGCGAAGGATTACACTGTGAACAAGGCCGTCGAGGCAAAGGATTGTACTCTGAATAAGGCCGGTGAGGCAAAGGATTACACTGTGAATAAGGCCGGAGAGGCAAAGAACAAGACGGCGGAGAAGGCAGGGGAATACAAGGACTACACGGCAGAAAAGGCTAAAGAAGCAAAAGACTACACGGCTGAGAAGGCTAAGGAGGCTGCCAACAAGGCCGGTGAAGCGAAGGATTACACGGTGAACAAGGCCGTGGAGGCTAAGGATTATACGGCGGAGAAGGCTAAAGAGGCGGCGAATAAGGCCGGTGAGGCGAAGGATTACACTGTGGATAAGGCTATAGAGACAAAAGATGTAACAGCGGATAAGGCAGGGGAATATAAGGATTATACTGTTGAGAAAGCAACAGAAGGAAAGGATACAGCGGCAGGGAAGCTGGTAGAGTTAAAGGACACTGCCGTAGACACAGCTAAGAGGGCCATGGGATTCTTCACTGCTAAAAAGGAAGAAACTAAGGAGAAGCTTTCTGAAGAACAACCCAAG GAGACTTATTCTGGTTCTGAGTATGAAGCAAGGAGGATAATGGAAGAATTGAAGCtgaaagatgaagatgaagatatgAAGAAGGTGGAGGCTGACAA GGTAACGCCGGTGGCGGCGAAGGTGAATCTTTACAATACGATGGAGAGTATGGCGGATGCGATAAGGGAAAAGTTGAGAATGCCATCTGAAACGGTGGAAGATAATAAGAAGGCGGCGGTGGTGGTTGATGTTCGCCAACCGGCGACTGGTAGGTCGTCGGCGACGGCAGCGTCGGCGGCGGCGGTCAAGGATTCTGATCAGTTTAGCGGACAGAGTTTCACTGATGATGGCCGTTAA
- the LOC124920175 gene encoding embryonic protein DC-8-like isoform X2 produces MTSKQTQQQERADAIALAAGDELRDARKEVVMTTTTATARPATEATTESDPNRPGVVGTILKSVQDTIVHAKDAVIGKTHETTESARETKELAEDKTRKAADAAGNKARETGEKVGQVADAAAEKSKEVKDRSVEKGSEFKDYTVDKAKEAKDYTMDKAREAKEKTGEAKNTTIGKATEYKDYTAQKAGEAKDNTAQKAGEAKNYTAQKAGEAKDFTVNKAGEAKDFTVNKAGEAKDFTVNKAGEYKDYAAQKAKEAKDKTMEKAGELKDYTAEKAKEAAEKAGEAKDYTVNKAVGAKDYTVNKAVEAKDCTLNKAGEAKDYTVNKAGEAKNKTAEKAGEYKDYTAEKAKEAKDYTAEKAKEAANKAGEAKDYTVNKAVEAKDYTAEKAKEAANKAGEAKDYTVDKAIETKDVTADKAGEYKDYTVEKATEGKDTAAGKLVELKDTAVDTAKRAMGFFTAKKEETKEKLSEEQPKETYSGSEYEARRIMEELKLKDEDEDMKKVEADKVTPVAAKVNLYNTMESMADAIREKLRMPSETVEDNKKAAVVVDVRQPATGRSSATAASAAAVKDSDQFSGQSFTDDGR; encoded by the exons ATGACTTCCAAACAAACCCAACAGCAAGAGAGAGCCGATGCCATTGCTTTGGCCGCCGGTGATGAGCTTCGTGATGCACGAAAGGAGGTCGTGATGACCACCACCACTGCTACCGCCAGGCCCGCCACTGAGGCCACTACTGAATCTGATCCTAACCGCCCTGGTGTGGTTGGGACCATACTGAAGTCTGTTCAAGACACTATCGTTCATGCTAAGGATGCTGTTATTGGAAAAACTCATGAAACTACTGAATCTGCTCGGGAGACCAAAGAACTGGCTGAGGATAAAACCCGGAAGGCTGCTGATGCTGCCGGAAATAAAGCAAGGGAGACTGGGGAGAAGGTGGGTCAGGTTGCGGATGCGGCGGCGGAGAAAAGTAAGGAAGTTAAGGATAGGAGTGTTGAGAAGGGAAGTGAATTTAAGGATTATACGGTTGATAAGGCGAAGGAGGCGAAAGATTACACCATGGATAAGGCTAGAGAAGCGAAGGAGAAAACTGGGGAAGCAAAGAATACTACTATTGGTAAGGCGACTGAATATAAGGACTATACGGCGCAGAAGGCCGGCGAGGCCAAAGACAACACGGCGCAGAAGGCCGGCGAGGCCAAGAACTACACGGCGCAGAAAGCCGGCGAGGCCAAGGACTTCACGGTGAATAAGGCCGGCGAGGCCAAGGACTTCACGGTGAATAAAGCCGGCGAGGCCAAGGACTTCACGGTGAATAAGGCCGGAGAGTATAAAGATTATGCGGCGCAGAAG GCTAAAGAGGCGAAGGACAAGACAATGGAGAAGGCTGGAGAGTTAAAAGATTATACTGCTGAGAAGGCTAAAGAGGCGGCGGAGAAGGCCGGCGAGGCTAAGGATTACACTGTGAACAAGGCCGTCGGGGCGAAGGATTACACTGTGAACAAGGCCGTCGAGGCAAAGGATTGTACTCTGAATAAGGCCGGTGAGGCAAAGGATTACACTGTGAATAAGGCCGGAGAGGCAAAGAACAAGACGGCGGAGAAGGCAGGGGAATACAAGGACTACACGGCAGAAAAGGCTAAAGAAGCAAAAGACTACACGGCTGAGAAGGCTAAGGAGGCTGCCAACAAGGCCGGTGAAGCGAAGGATTACACGGTGAACAAGGCCGTGGAGGCTAAGGATTATACGGCGGAGAAGGCTAAAGAGGCGGCGAATAAGGCCGGTGAGGCGAAGGATTACACTGTGGATAAGGCTATAGAGACAAAAGATGTAACAGCGGATAAGGCAGGGGAATATAAGGATTATACTGTTGAGAAAGCAACAGAAGGAAAGGATACAGCGGCAGGGAAGCTGGTAGAGTTAAAGGACACTGCCGTAGACACAGCTAAGAGGGCCATGGGATTCTTCACTGCTAAAAAGGAAGAAACTAAGGAGAAGCTTTCTGAAGAACAACCCAAG GAGACTTATTCTGGTTCTGAGTATGAAGCAAGGAGGATAATGGAAGAATTGAAGCtgaaagatgaagatgaagatatgAAGAAGGTGGAGGCTGACAA GGTAACGCCGGTGGCGGCGAAGGTGAATCTTTACAATACGATGGAGAGTATGGCGGATGCGATAAGGGAAAAGTTGAGAATGCCATCTGAAACGGTGGAAGATAATAAGAAGGCGGCGGTGGTGGTTGATGTTCGCCAACCGGCGACTGGTAGGTCGTCGGCGACGGCAGCGTCGGCGGCGGCGGTCAAGGATTCTGATCAGTTTAGCGGACAGAGTTTCACTGATGATGGCCGTTAA
- the LOC124920175 gene encoding embryonic protein DC-8-like isoform X3, with amino-acid sequence MTSKQTQQQERADAIALAAGDELRDARKEVVMTTTTATARPATEATTESDPNRPGVVGTILKSVQDTIVHAKDAVIGKTHETTESARETKELAEDKTRKAADAAGNKARETGEKVGQVADAAAEKSKEVKDRSVEKGSEFKDYTVDKAKEAKDYTMDKAREAKEKTGEAKNTTIGKATEYKDYTAQKAGEAKDNTAQKAGEAKNYTAQKAGEAKDFTVNKAGEAKDFTVNKAGEAKDFTVNKAGEYKDYAAQKAGEARDYTAEKAKEAKDKTMEKAGELKDYTAEKAKEAAEKAGEAKDYTVNKAVGAKDYTVNKAVEAKDCTLNKAGEAKNKTAEKAGEYKDYTAEKAKEAKDYTAEKAKEAANKAGEAKDYTVNKAVEAKDYTAEKAKEAANKAGEAKDYTVDKAIETKDVTADKAGEYKDYTVEKATEGKDTAAGKLVELKDTAVDTAKRAMGFFTAKKEETKEKLSEEQPKETYSGSEYEARRIMEELKLKDEDEDMKKVEADKVTPVAAKVNLYNTMESMADAIREKLRMPSETVEDNKKAAVVVDVRQPATGRSSATAASAAAVKDSDQFSGQSFTDDGR; translated from the exons ATGACTTCCAAACAAACCCAACAGCAAGAGAGAGCCGATGCCATTGCTTTGGCCGCCGGTGATGAGCTTCGTGATGCACGAAAGGAGGTCGTGATGACCACCACCACTGCTACCGCCAGGCCCGCCACTGAGGCCACTACTGAATCTGATCCTAACCGCCCTGGTGTGGTTGGGACCATACTGAAGTCTGTTCAAGACACTATCGTTCATGCTAAGGATGCTGTTATTGGAAAAACTCATGAAACTACTGAATCTGCTCGGGAGACCAAAGAACTGGCTGAGGATAAAACCCGGAAGGCTGCTGATGCTGCCGGAAATAAAGCAAGGGAGACTGGGGAGAAGGTGGGTCAGGTTGCGGATGCGGCGGCGGAGAAAAGTAAGGAAGTTAAGGATAGGAGTGTTGAGAAGGGAAGTGAATTTAAGGATTATACGGTTGATAAGGCGAAGGAGGCGAAAGATTACACCATGGATAAGGCTAGAGAAGCGAAGGAGAAAACTGGGGAAGCAAAGAATACTACTATTGGTAAGGCGACTGAATATAAGGACTATACGGCGCAGAAGGCCGGCGAGGCCAAAGACAACACGGCGCAGAAGGCCGGCGAGGCCAAGAACTACACGGCGCAGAAAGCCGGCGAGGCCAAGGACTTCACGGTGAATAAGGCCGGCGAGGCCAAGGACTTCACGGTGAATAAAGCCGGCGAGGCCAAGGACTTCACGGTGAATAAGGCCGGAGAGTATAAAGATTATGCGGCGCAGAAGGCCGGCGAGGCTAGGGATTACACGGCGGAGAAGGCTAAAGAGGCGAAGGACAAGACAATGGAGAAGGCTGGAGAGTTAAAAGATTATACTGCTGAGAAGGCTAAAGAGGCGGCGGAGAAGGCCGGCGAGGCTAAGGATTACACTGTGAACAAGGCCGTCGGGGCGAAGGATTACACTGTGAACAAGGCCGTCGAGGCAAAGGATTGTACTCTGAATAAG GCCGGAGAGGCAAAGAACAAGACGGCGGAGAAGGCAGGGGAATACAAGGACTACACGGCAGAAAAGGCTAAAGAAGCAAAAGACTACACGGCTGAGAAGGCTAAGGAGGCTGCCAACAAGGCCGGTGAAGCGAAGGATTACACGGTGAACAAGGCCGTGGAGGCTAAGGATTATACGGCGGAGAAGGCTAAAGAGGCGGCGAATAAGGCCGGTGAGGCGAAGGATTACACTGTGGATAAGGCTATAGAGACAAAAGATGTAACAGCGGATAAGGCAGGGGAATATAAGGATTATACTGTTGAGAAAGCAACAGAAGGAAAGGATACAGCGGCAGGGAAGCTGGTAGAGTTAAAGGACACTGCCGTAGACACAGCTAAGAGGGCCATGGGATTCTTCACTGCTAAAAAGGAAGAAACTAAGGAGAAGCTTTCTGAAGAACAACCCAAG GAGACTTATTCTGGTTCTGAGTATGAAGCAAGGAGGATAATGGAAGAATTGAAGCtgaaagatgaagatgaagatatgAAGAAGGTGGAGGCTGACAA GGTAACGCCGGTGGCGGCGAAGGTGAATCTTTACAATACGATGGAGAGTATGGCGGATGCGATAAGGGAAAAGTTGAGAATGCCATCTGAAACGGTGGAAGATAATAAGAAGGCGGCGGTGGTGGTTGATGTTCGCCAACCGGCGACTGGTAGGTCGTCGGCGACGGCAGCGTCGGCGGCGGCGGTCAAGGATTCTGATCAGTTTAGCGGACAGAGTTTCACTGATGATGGCCGTTAA